In Cupriavidus basilensis, one genomic interval encodes:
- a CDS encoding helix-turn-helix domain-containing protein encodes MFPPETQGELIRWARGKSTQAEFAASLRINKSCLSRYESGKLGAPTHLINYCLRQLAEAVHGRHHAEVGLEGALENARRTVSLLEKLIEPSG; translated from the coding sequence ATGTTTCCTCCCGAAACTCAGGGCGAACTTATTCGCTGGGCGCGCGGCAAGAGCACGCAAGCAGAATTCGCAGCCTCCCTGCGCATCAACAAGTCCTGCCTTTCCAGATACGAGTCCGGAAAGCTCGGCGCGCCAACTCACCTCATCAATTACTGCCTCCGCCAACTGGCAGAAGCGGTGCACGGTCGACATCATGCGGAGGTTGGGCTTGAGGGTGCGCTGGAGAATGCAAGACGCACTGTCTCGCTGCTAGAGAAGCTTATTGAACCGAGCGGCTAA
- a CDS encoding S8 family peptidase, producing the protein MAFEEAREALGLPERRGMSIAVEFSPRGAFDYGSVEWKRDGIELLTVLAHVNSDVAVLHVPDGKLSAFVKRVTEYIELNNPKGTAPKNASLVNAIDNIRRAAFAELWTDTAEPPDDIQPHWFQIWLRHTSGSTAEVVDQFREQAVKVEIQVEPGYVSFPGRVVVAALGTRAALEHAAELLDLVAEIRLIEPNAEFFLSELTPAEQADWIQDLLDRTTFTVGDDVPHVCILDTGINRGHPLLGPALDVTDTHTYDPAWHKDDHAGHGSEMAGIALYGDLTVALNTQEELEIPHRLESVKILPPEGQTPPRLWGAITAESVGRVEVEAADRPRVFAMMTTSVGHLLGAPSEWSATIDQLAFGRAPVDITDLDSDDDDAPWVSRLFVLSAGNVEWQYWNEYPETNARSPVQNPGQSWNALTVGAATTLTQIDTKKYGTLTAIAASGHLSPASTTSVLWTRSAWPFKPDVVAEGGNGSLDGGIHVTVGPESLRVLTTSSDPTGEPFAASGDTSAAAAEVARICAYLRARYPQYWPETIRGLIVHGADHTEAMRATLPDETKRADKEQLLRTFGYGMVNAAQSEYSTAHRPTLVIQRQFNPYHQKENGSIVLGEMQLHDLPWPVEELQRLGAAQVELRITLSYFVEPNPSSRGWQSKFRYQSYALRFAVKAATEDDDQFKRRINKLERVPEEDAAFNDPDVGQWRYGAQLRARGSLHSDIWTGTAAQLGSKSKIAVFPVGGWWKDWKEAKQYDSEARYSLIVSLRASDDIDTDIYAPIAAIVEQEAVIAVDVDVGSTDADLA; encoded by the coding sequence GTGGCCTTTGAGGAGGCGCGGGAAGCTTTAGGCCTGCCCGAGCGCCGCGGAATGTCAATTGCCGTCGAATTTAGCCCTCGAGGGGCATTCGACTACGGTTCCGTTGAATGGAAACGTGATGGCATCGAATTGCTGACGGTCCTTGCGCACGTCAACTCAGACGTGGCAGTCTTGCATGTACCGGATGGCAAGCTCTCTGCCTTCGTCAAACGGGTCACCGAGTACATCGAACTCAACAACCCGAAAGGCACTGCGCCCAAGAATGCGTCACTTGTTAATGCAATTGACAACATTCGGCGCGCCGCATTCGCCGAGCTTTGGACTGACACAGCCGAACCACCCGACGACATACAGCCCCATTGGTTTCAGATTTGGCTGCGGCACACAAGCGGCTCCACTGCCGAGGTGGTTGACCAATTCCGCGAACAGGCGGTGAAGGTCGAAATCCAGGTTGAGCCAGGTTATGTAAGTTTTCCAGGCCGTGTGGTCGTCGCCGCACTGGGAACTAGGGCTGCTCTCGAGCATGCAGCTGAACTGCTCGACCTTGTGGCAGAAATCAGACTCATTGAGCCCAATGCGGAATTCTTCCTTAGCGAACTGACGCCTGCTGAGCAGGCTGACTGGATTCAGGATTTGCTGGACCGCACGACGTTCACCGTCGGTGACGACGTGCCCCATGTCTGCATTCTCGATACTGGCATTAACCGTGGGCACCCGTTGCTCGGTCCTGCTCTGGACGTAACGGACACCCATACGTACGACCCGGCTTGGCATAAGGACGACCATGCTGGTCATGGAAGCGAAATGGCTGGGATAGCACTATACGGTGACCTCACTGTTGCGCTGAATACACAGGAAGAACTCGAAATTCCCCACCGCCTCGAGTCCGTCAAAATTCTGCCGCCAGAGGGTCAAACACCGCCGAGGCTTTGGGGCGCCATCACTGCAGAGTCGGTTGGGCGGGTTGAGGTTGAAGCAGCCGACCGGCCACGAGTGTTTGCAATGATGACGACATCCGTCGGTCATCTCCTCGGAGCACCTTCGGAGTGGTCTGCGACAATTGACCAGCTAGCCTTTGGGCGCGCTCCCGTTGATATTACTGACCTTGATAGCGATGACGACGACGCTCCATGGGTTTCCCGCCTTTTTGTCCTATCGGCCGGCAATGTCGAATGGCAGTACTGGAATGAATATCCGGAAACGAACGCCCGAAGTCCGGTCCAGAATCCAGGCCAGTCGTGGAACGCCCTTACGGTAGGCGCTGCCACTACGCTGACCCAAATCGATACGAAGAAGTATGGGACACTTACTGCCATTGCTGCTTCAGGTCACTTGTCGCCAGCGTCAACAACGTCAGTGCTCTGGACGCGTTCAGCGTGGCCGTTTAAGCCCGATGTCGTCGCAGAGGGTGGCAACGGTTCGCTCGATGGCGGCATCCATGTCACCGTCGGTCCGGAGTCGCTTCGAGTATTGACCACCTCGAGCGACCCGACGGGCGAACCATTTGCAGCGTCGGGTGACACCAGCGCGGCGGCAGCGGAAGTGGCAAGAATTTGCGCGTACCTCCGGGCAAGGTATCCACAATACTGGCCGGAAACGATTCGGGGCCTCATCGTTCACGGGGCAGACCATACCGAGGCCATGCGCGCCACCTTACCGGATGAAACTAAACGTGCGGACAAGGAGCAACTGCTTCGCACCTTCGGTTACGGAATGGTAAACGCTGCACAGTCGGAATACTCGACTGCGCACAGACCGACGTTGGTTATACAACGGCAGTTCAACCCGTATCATCAGAAGGAGAATGGCAGCATCGTACTCGGTGAAATGCAGCTTCACGACCTGCCATGGCCGGTCGAAGAACTGCAGCGACTGGGGGCTGCACAAGTCGAACTCCGTATCACACTCTCCTACTTCGTCGAGCCGAATCCGAGTTCGCGTGGCTGGCAGAGCAAATTTCGCTACCAGTCTTATGCGCTGCGCTTCGCTGTCAAAGCGGCGACGGAAGATGACGACCAGTTCAAGCGCCGAATTAACAAGCTGGAACGCGTTCCCGAGGAAGACGCCGCGTTCAACGACCCGGACGTCGGGCAGTGGAGGTATGGTGCTCAGCTGCGTGCCCGCGGTTCGCTGCACTCGGACATTTGGACTGGAACTGCCGCGCAGCTTGGCTCAAAATCCAAGATAGCAGTGTTTCCGGTCGGCGGATGGTGGAAGGACTGGAAGGAGGCGAAGCAGTACGACTCCGAAGCGAGGTACTCCCTAATTGTATCTCTACGGGCCAGCGACGACATAGACACGGACATCTATGCACCAATCGCCGCCATCGTCGAGCAGGAGGCCGTGATTGCTGTTGATGTTGATGTCGGCTCTACAGACGCAGACCTTGCGTAG
- a CDS encoding AAA family ATPase, producing the protein MARSDQVKALLRAYAGDNHEHFFAVAMQMAADEAHRGHTKLAAELRDLVDAAKAGRVSAGGAARSKVSQRPIPLAQPKGELSELLSVQYPHEHLQHMVLPDAVRNKLNRVLREQRHHEQLRTYGLSPRRKLLLVGPPGTGKTMTAAVLAGELRLPLFTARFDSLITKFMGESASKLRLVFDALKMTRGVYFFDEFDSLGLQRGSQHDVAEMRRTLNMFLQLIEQDTSESLIIAATNHGKDLDAALFRRFDDVVKYESPDELQIEALLRNSLGTFVAPDIDFQRLALIGMGESHADIVKACLDALKDAVMEGQEKISESSVARHLEERSLGRKLHP; encoded by the coding sequence ATGGCCCGTTCCGACCAAGTGAAGGCACTGCTGCGCGCATACGCTGGTGACAATCACGAGCATTTCTTCGCGGTTGCCATGCAAATGGCCGCGGACGAAGCACATCGTGGACACACCAAGCTCGCTGCTGAGCTGCGCGACCTAGTCGACGCGGCGAAGGCTGGCAGGGTCTCGGCGGGCGGGGCGGCCCGCAGCAAAGTTAGTCAGCGCCCAATTCCCCTCGCGCAGCCGAAGGGCGAGCTGTCGGAACTGTTGAGCGTCCAGTATCCGCACGAGCACCTGCAACACATGGTGTTACCGGATGCGGTCCGAAACAAGCTCAACCGCGTTTTGCGCGAGCAGCGGCATCACGAGCAACTGCGCACGTACGGACTGAGTCCGCGTCGCAAACTCTTACTCGTCGGGCCTCCAGGTACAGGTAAGACGATGACCGCTGCGGTTCTCGCTGGCGAGTTGCGACTTCCGCTGTTTACGGCGCGGTTCGACAGTCTCATCACCAAGTTCATGGGCGAGAGCGCATCGAAGCTGCGCCTCGTTTTCGACGCGCTAAAGATGACGCGGGGCGTGTACTTCTTCGACGAATTTGATTCGTTGGGTCTGCAACGAGGAAGCCAGCACGACGTCGCCGAAATGCGCCGGACCTTAAATATGTTCCTGCAACTGATTGAGCAGGACACATCAGAAAGCTTGATTATCGCCGCCACGAACCACGGCAAGGACCTAGATGCAGCGTTGTTCCGTCGTTTTGATGACGTCGTGAAATATGAATCGCCGGACGAACTGCAGATTGAAGCACTATTGAGAAACAGCTTGGGAACGTTTGTCGCGCCCGACATCGACTTTCAGCGTCTTGCGCTTATCGGCATGGGCGAGTCACACGCCGACATCGTCAAAGCTTGCCTCGACGCGCTCAAAGACGCGGTCATGGAGGGGCAGGAAAAGATAAGCGAATCAAGCGTCGCGCGACACTTGGAAGAGCGCTCGCTCGGACGCAAGCTGCATCCATAG